ATTAATTACGCATATAATACAGTTCGTGAATTGCCAAACAGATATTTTACTGACTTTAACATAGGAGGACATTTAACAGGTACCCTTCTAGACAGTCTTGGACTAGGAAAGACGCAAAAGAGGACGATCGACAACAGGAGAACAAGATTAAAGGTGAACGTGAGGAGAACCAACCGACTACAAGAGAAATTGTGTAGAGATTAGTTAACTCGACCTCGTACTGAGACTtactttttactattattattattattattattattattattattattattattattattattatggtaACTTTAATATCTTTCTAGAATATAATTATGGAAATTTTGTATGCATACATTTacgttatttttatatatacatttatgattttgtttcaattaaaattgatgattttctctacttttgagttattttttgtataaattttgtttagaaaaaatatggaGTGTATTGAATGTTCATTATTACAGTTCTGCACAAAAAGAGGAGACATTGAGAAATATAAGATGGTGGGTACAAAATGGATAGCAATGAAACTTTGTCTTTCAAGTTCTACACTACAGACTTTGAAATTTCTAAGGAGATTTTGGGAGTTGACTAGGAAATTAATTACGCAGACAAGAAACATTTGATGACTAATATATTTCAATAGGAAACATATAAGCACATGAAAAATCATTCCTTAAAAAATTATCTCTTGACAAGTCTCATTTTTGGGACCACATGGAATAATCGTCCcctcttttgttttttacaaCGATACTGTTAAGTTGACTATCTCTCATCATGCTAACACGTGCAATGAAAAacttcgattttttttttctttattttaatgcCATTGGCTACTTTTCTCTCAAACTTTGTAACTTTTATGTTTGCTCGAATACATGTTAGAAATACTTTtgagaatttttaattttcgcagaaatatttctatatttttaaaaaaaagctcttttaacttgtatttaaacatatttcttaTGGAAAGTGACATGTTATAAAATAAACCaagttgtttttatatttcttcataaaaaTTTTGAGTGGATAAAACTTTGGAAGAATCAGTCAAGAGgaatattcttattatatataaaaaaaaacaatataaattactCGAGGTACTTCTCACAGTTTGCGAAAAGTAtaaagacttttttttcttttcttttctgggTTTCTTATATTGTACACAACCATTATTTAATAGTAACAAGTTTTAATAATCAGAgagaaatttgtattttattaattaaagagGGAATAGGTAAAAATTAGaacaaacttaattatttttataaattaaaaaaccaagTCTAGCATAAGACGTTTACGAAATACAATTTATACCAAAGTTTATTGggaaatatgtaaataaaaattgtaaaatatttaaatagtatGAAAATATGCAGAACAGCTTATCTTCAATATGTTCAATTCCCTTTTTCGTTTAAAACTTGTTCGCAgctatttgttttatttaataatttttttatataatgttttactatttattttgttcaCGTTATTAGAAGACTTCCAACAAAATGAGTGTGACATCTTtaactcgttttttttttttttttgttgtgttcaCATATTAGAGGATTTCAAACAAGCAATCCAAAGCTAGAGGATTTTTCAAAGGTGGATACTCACTGTATGAGGGAGGGAGTCTATCAAAagttaattaaagaaatttattatatctattttttaaaagaaaaatgaataaggAAATCCTTGTATAATTTTCAAGCTGTTAAATTCATGCTCTCTGACAATCCCTAGAATAGCAAGATTATATTTCAACATGCCAGTGTATATATAGACGTGAGAAGATCTCATGAGtgtttctatattatttaagaaaataaaattaataataataattacgcAAAAAGTGATAAATAATTTGTGGTGggttgttattaaaatatatcagaatttaagtatttaaacaatatttttatattttaattttaaaatataattaaaagatggAGGGTAAAATGGAAGAAACACGAGGAATATCATGAGAAATATATGCATTATCATACATGTTGCATAGTAAAATCATTACAAACAGTTGATAGATGATCTTCCTGTGCAGTTAGTCCATTATATTCTCAATTTACATGTGCCATAACGCCAGGCAGGCCTAtataaaatgacattaaattcaatttacaGGTAGTACAGTGAAATTCAAATTGAACTTCAAACATTTTACCACGAACAAGAATGAGATTCCGAACTACAAGTATAAGCATTCGGGTCATGCATAGCTTCTTAGGACCTTCTTCATCTGAGAATGACCATTTTAGGGCCAATTCACCAAGCTACATGCATAAATGAAAGGGTGGAGATTGAGGCAGGGAAAAACGAGTGAGCATTCACAAAATCATGCTTCTACAACAGCTGTTTCTTCAACAGTAGAATCAACTGAGGCAATTTCTTCGGTAACATCTCCATTAATAACATCTGATTCTTGTGTCTGTTCTGTTTCAACCTTAAGAACCTTTTCTCTGAGCTTAGTTTCAAGTTCTTCTAATGCGCTACAATTCTCAGCTAGGAAATTCTTCAGGGCATCCTTGCCACGGAAATTCTGTTCGTTATAGTAATACATTGCGCCAGCCTTTAAGATTAGTCTGTGTTGTACACTTAGATCTATAACCTCTGTTTCTCTACATATCCCCTTGCCAAATTCAAGCTCAAACTCAGCAGTTTTAAATGGAGGGGCAAGCTTGTTCTTCACAACCTTGACAAGAACCTGACTTCCTAAAATCTGTACAAATAAAAAAGGCTTAAAGATAAATATTCATACCAGAAACTAGACCAAATGAAATCAGTGCAATATTAAGATcctaaaaatattgaaaaatcaGGTAACCTATAGAGGATtaaatgcaagaagaaaaaagttgtaTCCGAGACCGAAAATGAAAAGCTCTAGCTTCTATAAAGGACATCATCACATCTAGAATCCACTGAACAAACAAGTAACATGGTTCTTTTAACTACGCAAATATATTTACCGTCTTAAAGGTAGGTATGGTATGGATGATAAAAATACCACAAAGATATTCAATGCATTGTCAtcgaaaaaaaaatgcttactCAAAGCAAAACAAGAAACAGTATGTGTCACAACCAGTTTTGTATAAAGAGTGAATTCATGATGACAAATGCCTTCACCCCAAAATTAACAAGCTTGGTCTCGAATTAAAGATGCTAATgctaatatattttcttgagtGCTCGCAGTACactcttacatttttttataatacactCTAGCACGTACTGTTTTAACACAGTCTTCACCattggttaaaatttattgGAAATTATGTAATCATGAATGAAATTTATTAGCTGGAAGAGGGTGTAATAAAATCATGTGATTTccaattaatttcaattaattagaGTGTGTTAGagcatttctctttttctttttaattatactcCACACTAAAGACCAACATCTACTTTGCTACAGGATATGGAATACACTGACTATTAACCATAAATAAGCAAGcaacttcaattaatttatattttatgttttatttggcATGGATCAGAACTGCTATTTATCAAGACTGCAGTAAGTGCACTGAGTTCAAAAGCTTTACACCTACACCACTTTCGTCCAAAGTAAATTAAGAAAGGAAGTAACTTAGAATGTTGATTTAAAGAGAAGGCCTAGTTCAGAACAGAACATTGTTGATTCCATCAAACTGAACCagattttatcttttgaaacaaACAGGGATCCCAATACTACAGCAGGAAACATGGCAGAAAAAGAATCAATATATGATTACCTCTTCACCCTTCTTGACAAACCCTGTTCTCTTGATATTTAGACGCACAGAAGCATAGAATTTCAATGCATTACCACCACAAGTAACTTCAGTAGGTCCACTAAATCCCCCAAAGGTTGAAATCTTTGACCTCACCTGGAGGATACAACAGAATTCTTGTTACTGAAAGACAAACAAATCCCAAGGTAATTTGAAGAAAGTACTTCCACTTCCACCCAAAAGAAAATGGATACATTACagaatatagtaaaaaataatacctTCCAAGCCATTTAACATTCCTTTGGATAAAAACTATACACAAAACACATCAAACAGCAAGATCAACCCACCCATAAGTTTAAAAATAGGCCCATTGGTACATGTCTGACATATGCATGGTCAATGCATAATTAGaaatttcaataaattgaaagaatttGGAAAGCAAACAAACATCAACATATTCCATTCAACCTGTCCTGCTACATTGCTAAATAATCTTTTGAGGGCTTCTCTAccagaaaataaaactatatatattccCCATAGAGAAGCTCTCAGATGCTCTTCTATCTTTATATCCCAACAGACCTTCAATCTTTTCAGTTTAGAGCCTATGGCTCTTATAATTACCCCAGCAATGAACCCCGATTATGTTGTCCCGTGATATTATTTATAACAGTGCAAGTAACATACACTATACCATACTCCCCTAttgtcaaaatttattaaaaactacgAAATGATAAGTGAATTCATCAAATTAAGGATGGAGACCCCCAATGCTGCTAACACAtctattaattgttattttcttcATAATCTGAAAAGAATACTGATGAAGTTCCAGAAATTAATAGCTTTTCATATTTAAGATTCACACAAGAAATTATACCCTAATTTTGGCACTCAAACAGCTTTACACGCATAAAAAAGACAGGGAATTGACTCTGAATTACACTAAAGCCGAAGAGAGCAGAACAAGGTCAGAGAGGTTGAAAGGATCAAATTAGCACCAAAAAGACTAATCCAAACAAAAGTTTCATATACACACTAACTTTCTCAGgttcaaactaaaatatattcataatatgACCAAAGTAAAATTGACAACATAGCTGCTGTTTGGGGGGAGGCTTTTGGAATTTATGCAGAACAAAAAATTTGTGCATACTCCAGGGGTATAAAGCTAAAAGAGATATGATCCTAAGGGAATTTACTCTTCATTATTGAGCATGGACTAAAGTGTGCATGAAGgaatttatatattctttttctacATAGCAAACAAATCCAAGTCCGCACATTCTATCTAACGAGGCTCAATAATTATGATAGTTACTACCATTTTCTGAAGGAGGTAGAGAGATAAGGTATGTCTGTGCAGTTGTTATTGAACTTGGGGCTATTTCTTTATGATATATCAGTATTTATGATTGTTGGTTCTGCAAAAAGAGGGTACTAGATACACAAGTAACTAAGTTGTGGGGTGCAATTCTAATTTTGGGGATTTAagttataaagtatttttaagaGTTGGGGCATAAATACTTACTAACCAACTGGTACGAGGTTTAGTTGTGAGGAGTTTTACAATCCTGTTTAAAGGTTTTGTTGTACGTGTTTTACAGTATCACTGGTACCTTTAGCAATGAAAACTCTTGTTTGCCTATCAAAAACAAATTGACAACAGACAACATAGCTAATAACAATTTAGCTGATACctgatttataaaaattagtatacTTTGAGAAAGTGATAATGCATGGCTCAATTTTCGAAGTGCCTGACTCATCAACCTAGCCTGCATTGCCATGTGAGCATCACCCATTTCACCATCAAGCTCACCTTTAGGAACAAGTGCAGCCACCTATCATGAAGAGACTGCAAGAAGTTAGTTGACAATGGACGTTCATTTACACTAATTAAACAAGATTTTGATGACATTGTATAAACCAtacagaagaaaaaattaaacaaaagggAGAAATACAGAGAAAGTTCAAAGTGGAACACTAAAATtcctttcattctttccattggAAAACCAAACTCAACAAGTCTACAAATGAGGGTTTAAGATcataaaatccaaaaattaaaaataattttactgaAAAGCTTCTAAATATTGGATGAGTCAATATGAGAAATACTCAAGCACTAGAGAAACTCACTCTCAAAAGCTAGCTATTGAGGGGGGAAACCAAATGCTTAAATAACCCACTTCAATCAACTCCCTCGTTGGTTAGAATCATTAATAGGTAGCCCTTTCTGAGACATTGACAACCAGCTCTAATATAAATTGATAAGTACCCAAACACTTGGAGAACCTACCCTCAAAAGCTAACTATTAAGAAAAGAGAATCAAACACTTATATACTCCACCGAATATTGCATACAACTCAATGTAAGACTTAGGCACCCCATAATAACCAAGTTCCTAGAACACTGCTAACAAATGCATCCCTTCCGGAACAATTCCAGTTTCCACATCACATATCTCACCCTCCCCTGaacttatattaaaatcaatcacACTGATTCCTACATAATACTGGAAGCCAGAAATATCTCTAGGTGATAAACATCACCAAAAGAAGATTTATATACAAGGATCTACCTACGCACAAAAACATAATACTTACAccaataaataacttttataggATGAGTATTTTACAATGACTAGATTTAAATCAAGGGTGATTGGTTAAAATCACTTTCCTACGATAAGTTATTAGATGGCCGTGAAAGTACGCCACTTGATACACACCGGTTTAATGAATAGCAGATAAACATAGCAGTAGAATTACCACTTACTATATAATCTTAAACGAGTTACTATGGAAACAGGGAAAGTATTGAGAGAAACAAAAGCAATCATGCTTAACACTTACACTGTCAACAACAATTACATCAACTGAACCACTACGTATTAAGGTATCCACGAGACTGAGGGCTTGTTCACCACAATCAGGTTGGGAGAGAAGCAAGTTTTCTGTATTCACCCCAATAGACTCTGCAAGTCTCTTATCAAGGGCATGCTCAGCATCAACAAAGACACAATAACCTGTATCAAATAACCATATCAATGTCTGGATAAACAACAAgctacaaaattataaacaagtaAATCATATAATTGTGTGGATAGGCCTCCTCAgcttcattattaatttttttataattatagttcaaataaaactaatggAATGGAAGAACACATCTGAAACAGGGAAGTTACTAGCACCAAATTTAGACATTGAGAAACCAAATTAGATTTACAGCTGGGAAACTGCTAGCACTAGCAGCCTAGCACCAAAAAGTTGTTGGCAGAGTATTGATATTGAAGCAGGAATTTCAGACAATGAGAAACCATGTGTAAAATCAAACATCCAATTTGTCATTTCCAAAAATTAATAGTCAAAGGGTATTCTAAGAAACAAATTCATTCATTAAGAAATCATAAgggaaaaaaaacaacacaattaTCACTAGCAAGCAAACATAAAGAGCAAGGGCAGGGAGACTATATCATCTGATCTGATTCTGTAACAGCCATAATTATGATGAGGTCATGGTCACATCTACAAAAGTTAGAAGTGTGAATCCATtacaaccaaaagaaatagacaTTACAATTGTCATTGTTGAAGTATTATATGAATATAACCTCCTTGCTTCTGTGCTTCTGCAATCACATGTAAAGCAAGAGTTGTTTTTCCAGAAGCCTCTGGCCCATATATTTCCACAACACGTCCCTATGGACACAAATTGGGGGAAAACAGGAAAGTTTGTCATCAGTATCCAGACGTTTGTGTATTAGAAATGGTTCAGAGTTTATTCACATATAACAAATAAGTAAGCAACCTCTTCATGCAAGGATCAAAGCATACCTTCGGAAGACCACCAATTCCTAGTGCTATATCAAGAGCAAAAGAACCTGTAGACACAACAGGAACATATTTTGGTGAGACAGAGCGACCAAGCCACATGATGGATCCCTTTCCAAATGCAGAAGTGATTTGATCAAGGGCTTGTTGAAGGGCCAACTCTTTCTTGGATATGTTTTCTTCACCAGAATCACTTCCATCAGATTTGGAGCGTCTTCTACCTTTAGGtatatagaaatgaaaaatgttgtCAAGTTCAAATATGTTTGAACTTCAAACATTAGAGATAATAGGAAACTGGAGGATAATGATCTGAAACACTACATTGTTTTCTATAAATTGTAACTTATATGCAGTGAACAGGTATAAACTTTCGTTTTGGTTTGATTCAGCACACGAATACAAAAAACTtgaatgtataaataataaagaaccTAAACAATTCCCTCTTCAAGCCTCATTATGAGGATTCACCA
This genomic stretch from Vigna radiata var. radiata cultivar VC1973A chromosome 7, Vradiata_ver6, whole genome shotgun sequence harbors:
- the LOC106766917 gene encoding DNA repair protein recA homolog 3, mitochondrial isoform X2, which translates into the protein MWLGRSVSPKYVPVVSTGSFALDIALGIGGLPKGRVVEIYGPEASGKTTLALHVIAEAQKQGGYCVFVDAEHALDKRLAESIGVNTENLLLSQPDCGEQALSLVDTLIRSGSVDVIVVDSVAALVPKGELDGEMGDAHMAMQARLMSQALRKLSHALSLSQSILIFINQVRSKISTFGGFSGPTEVTCGGNALKFYASVRLNIKRTGFVKKGEEILGSQVLVKVVKNKLAPPFKTAEFELEFGKGICRETEVIDLSVQHRLILKAGAMYYYNEQNFRGKDALKNFLAENCSALEELETKLREKVLKVETEQTQESDVINGDVTEEIASVDSTVEETAVVEA
- the LOC106766917 gene encoding DNA repair protein recA homolog 3, mitochondrial isoform X1; amino-acid sequence: MTRLLRHTSLLTRSLFVPKRFELGLFGTSQILSFSSKGRRRSKSDGSDSGEENISKKELALQQALDQITSAFGKGSIMWLGRSVSPKYVPVVSTGSFALDIALGIGGLPKGRVVEIYGPEASGKTTLALHVIAEAQKQGGYCVFVDAEHALDKRLAESIGVNTENLLLSQPDCGEQALSLVDTLIRSGSVDVIVVDSVAALVPKGELDGEMGDAHMAMQARLMSQALRKLSHALSLSQSILIFINQVRSKISTFGGFSGPTEVTCGGNALKFYASVRLNIKRTGFVKKGEEILGSQVLVKVVKNKLAPPFKTAEFELEFGKGICRETEVIDLSVQHRLILKAGAMYYYNEQNFRGKDALKNFLAENCSALEELETKLREKVLKVETEQTQESDVINGDVTEEIASVDSTVEETAVVEA